CAGAGCTGGCCCTGGTGTCACTCAGGTCCCAAGGCCCCGTCCGTCATGGCCCAGGcacccacctgcctcccagcTGTGCACTCGGGCAGGTGTGCACACTCTCTGCGCTCGGGGTCCACCTGGTGCCCCTCTGGGGACCCCTGGGCCCCGGGTCATCTGGAATCTCCCCCAGCCAGGCCTCCTTCCCTCGCTGTCCCCCAGACAGCACCCTGCTGTCACACCCTGCGGCCACTGCCCCGTCGCCTACCCACCCCCTCCGAGGCTGGCCACTCCTCACCCCCACGGAGGCCTGTGGCACCCCCACGGCCTGCGCCCTGACACCTCCCCGTGCACCCAGGCGGGCGGCTCTCCAGCTCCTCGCTGCCCTGACTGCTGGCACCCCCGGGAGGGCCCCCCGAGCAGCCCACCCCCGTGACCCAGGCTGCCTGCAGACCGAAGCATCCCCCCGGcgcctgggcctggcctggcctgggatTCTGGTTCTGCGACCTTTCCCGCCTGTTCTGGAACCTCTCCTGGTCCTACCGTGTCCCCTTGCtgtgcccctgccctggccccacctgaccttcttctttccttcctatttatttatttatttatttatttatttttatttatttatttttgaccttCCTTCCTGATCCTCACGGGTGCCTGTCCCTCAGGTACACTGGAGGAGAACCCGAACCCTCCTCAAGGAGGGGCTCCCGCCGGGACGGTCTGGTCACTCCTCCCAGGGGTCCTTCAGGCCTATTATCCGTCATCGTGTTCTGCCCGTAAATCATAAAGTGAAGCCTCCGTTTTGCTCGCTGGGCTAAGAGCTAGGCCCATCGTCTGCGGAAATTATCCGATAAACGTGGACTGGGATACGGGGATGCGGAGCATCTTCTGGGAAGACTTCATAAGGGAGATGTGTGGCCGTTGGGTTAACAGACACTAGGTCCACTTTAGGAATGGGGTCACGGGGGGTCCTTGGCTCTCTACCTGCAGGGGCCACCAGCACCTATGACGTCCTGGCCGGGGGTGGGAACGCTGTGGCCGCACACAAGGACCCCTGCCCTGTCCGGGTGGCGGAGCTGGGCCTGTTTCCCTCCATACAGAGGCGGCAGCTGAGGCCAGAGCTTCCACGACCTGCCTGGTCACACCCAGAGTCGGCCCCTGCCCGGCTTCCCCAAACCCACACCCCGGCTGCCATGCGCCCCAGCCCTGCGAGGTCACCCCAGGTCACGTCCCAGGGCCGGGCCTTGTTGCGGATGGGGCCGCCCTCCCAGGAGCCTTCGCCTCCCTGAGCCTTGGTGTGTCACCAGCAGTGACCGCGAGGGCAGCACCGCCTTCCCCCCAGAGGCCAGAGGTCCTGGCGGGCCGGACGCCCCCGACCTTGCGGCCGTGGACAGCGTTCGCGGCTCGCGGCAGCTGTGCCCCCTCGTTCCAGGTGACACCGTCTGGGCCCCATCCGTCCTTCCTCACGGCGCCCTCGGCCTCCTAAGCCATCACCCCCAGCTGCATTTTGGGAGAAAGATGGAGTCGAAGGTCTCAGAAGGCGGCCTGAACGTGACCCTGACGATCCGCCTGCTGATGCATGGAAAGGTACGGAGCCCGAGGCCGCCGAGTCGCGTATCCTCTGTGTCCGTACAAtcacgtgtgtgtatgtgcacgtgtgcGTAAACCGTATTTCCGTGTTGTCCCTATAGACTGGGCCCCGTGAGTTCCTACCCCCAAGTCCAGCCCAGCAGCACAGGCACGGCCCTGAGTCCTCCGTCTGTCGTGTGTTTGTGCCGTGAGACCCCCCCAGTCCCCTTGGCGTCTCCCGAGTGTGGGTGGCGCTTGCTGGAGGCCGTCAGCTGCTGGGAGTGCGCCCGCCGCCACCTCCGGGGGCCGCAGCGGCAGCCACGGGCATCATCTTGCCCCGGGAGCTGGGGCGCCGCGGCCGCCCGAGGGTCGCCGCCTTGTGCCCAGCCGCCTTGGCTGCtgccgccccctccccgtcctcccACGGCCCCGTGGGACTTTGGAGCTTTGCCGGGAGCGTTGTCACTACCAAGGCCTTCCCTGCAATAAGGGCAATGAGTGTGGTTGCAAGGCCCCCCTCGGGGCGGGAAGCCGGCTGGCTTGTGgcaccggggggtggggggggtgggggtgtttgTGACCCCGACGGAGGTGCCGTGCGGCCTGGCCAGGAGCGAGTCCCCGCTGCAGCGGGCTCCGGGCTCCAGAACCGCGGGGCCGTGCCCACGGGCGTCTGCACAGGCGGCTTCCTCAACCGTGAGAAGGCGGTGGCGGCGCTTATCACCTTTACATCAcaggtcggggggggggggtccttggGGCCTGACGTGCACCACGGGGGCCTCCTGACGCGCTTGTAGGCAGCTGTCCGCCTGCTTCTGCGCGTCTGTGTGTCCGTCACAGGCAGGGCCTGGGTCTGACCGAGGCCACACGGGCACCAGGAGCCCCCAGACTCCCTGGCCGTCCTGCGCCCCGTCCTCGCTGCCACACAGCGTCTGCCGCAGGCGTCTCTCCCGCTGCTGTGACATCATCTTTCTGTGATTCTTTTCCTGCAGGAAGTTGGAAGCATCATCGGGAAGGTAACTGCTCCGCCTCTGCTGGGCTGAGAAGGTGCCGGAGCCAGCGGGCCTGTGCCGGCTGCAGGCCACGCAGTGGTGTGCGCCGAGGACGCGGATTCCGCTGGaatcccaggcccccagcagccccggcccccccgcccccaccccgcggccTGCGCCTCTGCTCCCCCGACGTGTGCCCGGTGGCCCCTGCAGCCGTGGGGAGCGCGAGCGCAGATCTGGGAGTCGAAAGCCTGTGGGAGGGGCAGGTGTCGGGGCGCCTCGTGCTCCAGGCCCTCCCTCAAGGGCGTGCccgccctggcctggcccccttTGCCCGTGACGAGGACGAGGGATGTGGGGGTGTGAGACTGACCCCAAGCGGGCCAGGGCCCGGCTGCCTCCCCTGAGGGGCCCCTCGGCGGCTTGTGCACGTCCGTCAGGCTCTCGGCCCCCCGTGAGGGCTGCTGCCGGCCCCGGGCCCCGACCCCGCGCGGAAGCCCAGAGCGACGCCTCAACCCGTTGTCTGAATCTTTCTTCCAGAAAGGAGAGACTGTGAAAAAGATGCGGGAAGAGGTGAGTGGGCCGGCCATGGAGTCCCAGCTGtgggcgggcgggaggcgggaggcgggaggcgggaggccagGGTcctgccccgggagccccgccaCGGCCGCGCCCCTCTGGCCTGCACCCCCGCGGTCGGGCCCGTTCGGGGGCCGCAGGGGCTAGTGGGGGGGCTCGTGCCGCGGCTGCTGGAGGCCCGGGGAGCCCGGCCCGGTACTGCCCCCCGTAACGCTGCCCCGGCTGTGCCCCCCCTTCCAGAGCGGCGCGAGGATCAACATCTCTGAGGGAAATTGCCCCGAGAGAATCGTGACCATCACGGGCCCCACAGACGCCATCTTCAAGGCCTTTGCCATGATTGCCTACAAGTTTGAGGAGGTGAGGTCGGCCCCAGGGACCCCGCGTGCTGGGGGGGGGCACGGTCTCCGCTGGGCCTCTGGGGCCATCCCTGTGTCTGGACGTGGGCGCACCGCGGCCCAGCAGAGACCCCTGGCGGCTGAGCACCCTCCCCCCGTCACCCCCGTCACCCCCCTCACGTGTCCGTGGGCCCAGCGCCCGGCACGAGCCCCAGCCGCCCCCGCGGCTCCTCCCCGGGCTGCGAGCTTGGCCACGGGCTGGACCGGGACCGTCCCGCCGGCGCGCACACCCCCGCACGCGTGCGCTCCCGTGCCTGGCTCGTCTGTAGCTGTGCTAGCAGGTTAAATCAAGGTTTTCGTGTGTTTCTGATGCTGTTTAAGTTCCCAGAGATTTTATAGAGACGCAGCCAGTGTTTTTACTCCAAGGGCGATCGAGCTGAGGAATAATCTCCCTCCAGAGCGCGCCCCCTGTGTGTCCAGCCCCTCCACGCCAGGCCGCGCCCtatgggcagaggccagggcccGGGTCCAGGCTCCGTCTGCACTGCCCGTCCCTGCCCGTCCACGGGAGCACCGCGGCCGCAGCGGCCTGTGGGTCTGCACGTGGGTGGCAGGTGTGGGTCCCCTTCGCTCCACCTGGCTGTCCTCTCGTTGCCCTTCTGAGCTCAGCTGGCCTTCGAGCCTCCATAATCCGCTGTGTCCGCGGCGTCCGTCCTCTGGACACCCAGCCGTTTGCCACACTGTGCACCGAGCGCCTCTGCCCGGGAGCCTGCCTGGGAGCACCCGAGTCCCTGCACTTGTCCTCCctgagccccccccaccccagaccgtGTGCCTCTGGGCGCGGGGACCCTGTCCCACCAGCTTCTCTCTCCCCGAGCCTGGCGTTTGCACTCACTGGTGTGTACGCCGCAGGCCCCCAcgtgtgtctttctctctccccaggaCATCATTAACTCTATGAGCAACAGCCCTGCCACCAGCAAACCACCGGTGACACTGAGGCTGGTGGTCCCTGCCAGCCAGTGTGGGTCCCTCATTGGCAAAGGCGGCTCCAAGATCAAGGAGATCAGAGAGGTAACAGGACCCTCCCCAGCCGCTGGTGCCCCACCCCCGGGAGGGTGAGGCCTGCCCCCGGGGAGGCCCAGAACCGCGCGCCCTGCCGGGATGAGCTTACGGTAGGGAAGAGCCATCCAAACACCGAAGGATGGGCCGGGGGAAGCCCTGGAGTGTGCGTGGAGCCTCTCACGGGTGAGCGGGGGTGCCGGGCACCCGCCAGGGGGCTGTGCACCCCAACCAGGAGCAGGCCGGGCCGTCCCGCACGGGCAGGGGGCAGCACCCCGCCTCCCTGTCGTGTGGCTCCAGGCCGTGGAGGCTGCGCTCTCTGCCCCCAGGCAGGTGCCTCCGGGGACCACAGGCCTGAGCCAACCCAGCAGGCTGGGGACGTGCAGGCTTTATGTTCCTGGTCCTTTATTCAGGGAAAGCCTGAATCCTTCCCTCTCCAGAAGGCGGGCGGCCACCCCGTCCTGGTTCCGTCAAGGAAAGACAGGCAGAGTTTAGGCCCCTCTAGAATCCATCTTGCTCTGTGACCTCCGGCTCCACAGGACGAGAAAGTTCCACGTATAGAAAGAAAGTGATTCCATATCTGTCTCCACCTCTGCAAATGCCCCTTGCAGGCTGAGACGCCGGACCAGCCCTGCCCACGGGCCCCAGGGGACGCGCAGAGGGCTGGGGTGCCAGGCGGGCATGGAGGGGTGCCTTCGGGGTGGGTGTCATGTGCTGCACCCTCGACACGATGCATCTCGAGAACCCAGGAGCGCTGCTCCAGCACaggccgccaccaccacccccgcccctcccgttCCCCTTCCAATGTCTCGTTTCTGCAGTCCACAGGTGCCCAGGTCCAGGTGGCCGGGGACATGCTGCCCAACTCCACAGAGCGGGCGGTGACCATCTCGGGGACCCCCGACGCCATCATCCAGTGCGTCAAGCAGATCTGTGTGGTCATGCTGGAGGTACAGTCTGGGCGTCCAGGGCTCACCGCTGGCCTACTCCTCATGCCACACTGGCCGGGGCTGCTTTGTCTTGGCTGTGGCACGTGGCCGGGGCCCAGAGAGTTCACGTGGTCAGGGCTGTGTGGGGGCCGGGGGTCAGGAGCACGACCCGAGACCACCCCCAGGCCCAAGGCGACCTGAGCGAGAGCCTCGCTAGGTGTGCAGGTGCCGCGGGAGGGACAGCTGCGGGTGCCTGTCCCCCCGGGCGTGCCCATCACCGTGGCTGGGGAGCCAGGGAAGCAGACGTGTGAGGTCGCAATCAGAGGAGAAGTCCCTAGTCTGCAGGGCGAGGGGCCTCATAAAGGGTCAGGCCTTAACCATGGTGCAGGTCTGTGCTGGACACGCTGCCCGCTGCGGGCAGGATCCCGCTGTCCCGGGCCCacggaggaaggggaggcaggaggcccgTGCTCGCCACGCCTGCAGGCATTGCAGCCCCACCGGGCGCCAAGGAGGAAAAGCAGCTAAAATGCCAAGTTGCAAAGTCAGGGAGGAGTAAACAGAACGGTTTGAAccaaaggagaagcagaggagagaacgGCTGAGAGAGACCAAAGCCTCTCctgaaatttttttagaaaaaaaaaaaaatcctgcgaCTTAAGTTGCAGCCAATACCGCAGGTGCAGCAGGATGCACGGACGCTCTCACCAGCTGCTGGTCGTGGGCCACAGCGAAGGATTTGCGGCTCCCACGGCCGTGCTGGGAGCTGGGGTCCCCGTGGGGGCGGCCCTGCACCGGGGCTCCCCGGCCGCGGCCTCCCAAGGGCGCTGTGCCTCGGCCAGCTTCTGTGGGATCCCctcttttgtcctttctttgCTGTTCAGACCCACGTCCAGCTCTTTAAaacaattgcaaaaaaaaaaaaaaagaaagaaaaaaagaaaaaaaaaaacaattgcataggttttttttttcctctcctgaagTATATTTTGTGAAGTCAGAACTGTTTTTCCAAACATTGTGGTCCTGACGGTCCCGGCGACAGCTGGCGCCCAtctgcccttccttccatccCCTGCTGCTGGGACCCCAGAGGCAGCGAGCGGGCTGTGCCCTCCTCCGCACTGGCGGGTGCCCGTTGGCCCGAGCACACGCCCGTTGAGTGCGGCGGCGCTGCAGAGGGCACAGTCGCGGGAACGACTCCAGGAAGGACACAGCCTCCCACGTCCAAGAGCAAGGGCTGGAACAAAACGCACGGTCTCCCCAGGACTCCTCCCAAGTGGTGTCGCCCGCACCACGCTCGCGGTCAGACGTGGCCCTGCAGATGCGGCCGTGGGCGCCGGTGCCCCGGGCTGGGGCTGCAACGGCCCAGTGTCCTTCCCGACGGCCGGGAGGCTCACGCGACTCTGAACCGTGAAGCCCACGTGGCAGGCGTGAATGGCAAACACGGGGCCGAGGCGACACCTCGCTCTCACCGGGTCCCGAAGCGCTCCGACGGCGGGGGAGCTGCTGTCTCTCCAGGGGAGGAGGAGCCACCGTGCCTAGGAACAGTTgagcctatttcttttttatttttctattttatttatttattcatagagagagagagagagaggggcagagacacaggcagagggagaagcaggctccacgcagggagccctacgcaggACTGgaccccggggctccaggatcgtgccctgggctgcaggcggcgctaaccgctgagccaccggggctgcccaagttgaGCCTATTTTTAAGTGAAGAACAGCCGAACAAACAGAGCAAAGATTAGAGGACTTCCGGGCTTAGCTCTGGGGTGGCCGCACACCCTTGAATGGCCATTCAGTGCCCTCAGGGGCAGGAAGTCCGTGGGGCCCCGTGGAGAGCACCCTCGGCACCCCGGAGCCCGCCCGGCAGTGCCCGCTGTGCTCCCAGGGCCTCTCTCCTGTCAGATGTCAGCGAGACTCACACGCACGGTACTGGGACGGCGGGGCTGCCGTCGGCGGGGCCAGCGGGCACCATGGAGCGGGGCGCCTGTGCGGGGACGGGGCACAGCTGGACGGCGGGTGCAGGGAGACGGTCATTCCAGCCAGCCCGGCTTAGTCGTGGGTATGCCACCGGGAACCCGGTCTCCTCTGAGGCTGCAGCGATCCCTGGCCGCACAGAGAGGATTCTGGAGGCATTTGGTCAGAAACTGCAGAAACCCTGAACCCTGCGTACCCTGGAGGCATCAGCCGCCCTGGGTCAGCTCGCAGGCCCCTCAGCAGCCCTTCCTACCTCACAGCAAGGCTGCGCCGTGTTCCCGAGGTCACGCGGCACCCCCGGCCCTGGCCCCACGGACTCCCGAGGTCATGCGGCACCCCAAGTCAGTGCAAGGTCAAACCACGCGCCCACGGTCGTACCGCGTGCCCATCATCGCGCGGCCTGGCTTGTTCTGACGCCCTCTGTGCTGTGTCTCCCAGGCGGGGCCCTCAGGTCGTCACCCAGGGTGCGGGCCGTGGTCTGGACGACTCCCGGCGGCATCAGGCCGCCctggcccctcctgccctggggcctcTGCGCAAGGCCCTAGGCTCACCTTAGCAGACCCTGGCTGACTCCTGTGCTGGGGGGTATCGTTCACCGCGAGACAGAGGTCCTGCACTTCTGGACACAGAACACGCAAAGGAGATGATGGCAGCGCTCATCACGACTGCGAGTTACTTCATTTGAACCCTAAGCTTTCTTAAAAAGTTGCCTGTTTGTTAATATGAGTCAGGTGCTTCTAGCCCTCCTGCGATGAGGCCTGCTGAGCATCGTGAGCCCGGCCCAGTGAGGCTCGGGGGCTCTGGGCATGGGGCCCCCGTGGCGGAGCAGCCCAGCAAGCCCAGCCTTCCCCCGAGCACGGCACGGGGACGGAGATTCTCGCAGAGGACCACAGCCAGGCTGGCCCACGTGCAGAGCGACAGCACCCCGGCCCTCAGGCGGCCACCTGCCTGTCTACACGGCCCGCGGCTCCCAGTATGGGCAGGATCTGCCCATCTACATGGCCCACGGCCCCCAGCACAGGCAGGGTCTGCCTGTCTACACGGCCCATGGCCCCCAGCACGGGAGGATCTGCCCATCTACATGGCCCGCAGTCCCCAGCACGGGCAGGGTCTGGATCTGCCCGTCTACACAGCCTGCGGCCCCCAGCATGGGCAGAGTCTGGGTCTGCCCATCTACATGGCCTACGGCCCCCAGCACAGATAGGATCTCCCTGTCAACACAGCCCGCAGCCCCAAGCATGGGAGGATCTGCCCATCTACATGGCCCACAGCCCCCAGCACAGGCAGGGTCTGGATCTGCCCGTCTACACGGCCCACAGCACCCAGTATGGGCAGGATCTGCCTGTCTACATGGCCTGCGGCCCCCAGCACAGATAGGATCTTCCTGTCTACACTGCCCACAGCCCCCAGCACAGGCAGAATCTGCCCATCTACACGTCCCGCAGCCCCCAGCATGGGCAGGATCTCCCTGTCTACACGGCCCACAGCCCCAGCATGGGTGGGCCTGGGTCTGCCCGTCTACACAGCCTGTGGCACCCAGCGTGGGCAGGATCTGCCTGTCTACATGGCCTGCGGCCCCCAGCACAGACAGGGTCTGGGTCTGCCCGTCCACATGGCCCACAGCCCCCAGCACAGACAGGGTCTGCCCGTCTACACAGCCTGCAGCCCCCAGCACGGGCAGGGTCAGCCCATCTACACAGCCCGCAGCCCCCAGCACGGGCAGGGTCTTGGCCTCTCTCCCCGCCTTGTCAGGACCTGGCAGGGCACCCCGCGGGGTTGGTGGCAGCCTGGAGGAGAGAGGCGGCCCCAGGAGGGTCCCCATGGCGTGCCCTCCTGCTGCG
The sequence above is a segment of the Canis lupus dingo isolate Sandy chromosome 31, ASM325472v2, whole genome shotgun sequence genome. Coding sequences within it:
- the PCBP3 gene encoding poly(rC)-binding protein 3 isoform X5 gives rise to the protein MGEGDTVWAPSVLPHGALGLLSHHPQLHFGRKMESKVSEGGLNVTLTIRLLMHGKEVGSIIGKKGETVKKMREESGARINISEGNCPERIVTITGPTDAIFKAFAMIAYKFEEDIINSMSNSPATSKPPVTLRLVVPASQCGSLIGKGGSKIKEIRESTGAQVQVAGDMLPNSTERAVTISGTPDAIIQCVKQICVVMLESPPKGATIPYRPKPASTPVIFAGGQVRADPLAASTANLSLLLQPPPLPAYTIQGQYAIPHPDLTKLHQLAMQQTPFPPLGQTNPAFPGLDASPPASTHELTIPNDLIGCIIGRQGTKINEIRQMSGAQIKIANATEGSSERQITITGTPANISLAQYLINARLTSEVTGMGAL
- the PCBP3 gene encoding poly(rC)-binding protein 3 isoform X14, yielding MGEGDTVWAPSVLPHGALGLLSHHPQLHFGRKMESKVSEGGLNVTLTIRLLMHGKEVGSIIGKKGETVKKMREESGARINISEGNCPERIVTITGPTDAIFKAFAMIAYKFEEDIINSMSNSPATSKPPVTLRLVVPASQCGSLIGKGGSKIKEIRESTGAQVQVAGDMLPNSTERAVTISGTPDAIIQCVKQICVVMLESPPKGATIPYRPKPASTPVIFAGGQVRADPLAASTANLSLLLQPPPLPAYTIQGQYAIPHPDQLTKLHQLAMQQTPFPPLGQTNPAFPGLDASPPASTHELTIPNDAA
- the PCBP3 gene encoding poly(rC)-binding protein 3 isoform X2 — its product is MGEGDTVWAPSVLPHGALGLLSHHPQLHFGRKMESKVSEGGLNVTLTIRLLMHGKEVGSIIGKKGETVKKMREESGARINISEGNCPERIVTITGPTDAIFKAFAMIAYKFEEDIINSMSNSPATSKPPVTLRLVVPASQCGSLIGKGGSKIKEIRESTGAQVQVAGDMLPNSTERAVTISGTPDAIIQCVKQICVVMLESPPKGATIPYRPKPASTPVIFAGGQVRADPLAASTANLSLLLQPPPLPAYTIQGQYAIPHPDLTKLHQLAMQQTPFPPLGQTNPAFPGEKLPLHSSEEAQNLMGQSSGLDASPPASTHELTIPNDLIGCIIGRQGTKINEIRQMSGAQIKIANATEGSSERQITITGTPANISLAQYLINARLTSEVTGMGAL
- the PCBP3 gene encoding poly(rC)-binding protein 3 isoform X7, translated to MGEGDTVWAPSVLPHGALGLLSHHPQLHFGRKMESKVSEGGLNVTLTIRLLMHGKEVGSIIGKKGETVKKMREESGARINISEGNCPERIVTITGPTDAIFKAFAMIAYKFEEDIINSMSNSPATSKPPVTLRLVVPASQCGSLIGKGGSKIKEIRESTGAQVQVAGDMLPNSTERAVTISGTPDAIIQCVKQICVVMLESPPKGATIPYRPKPASTPVIFAGGQAYTIQGQYAIPHPDLTKLHQLAMQQTPFPPLGQTNPAFPGEKLPLHSSEEAQNLMGQSSGLDASPPASTHELTIPNDLIGCIIGRQGTKINEIRQMSGAQIKIANATEGSSERQITITGTPANISLAQYLINARLTSEVTGMGAL
- the PCBP3 gene encoding poly(rC)-binding protein 3 isoform X6; the protein is MGEGDTVWAPSVLPHGALGLLSHHPQLHFGRKMESKVSEGGLNVTLTIRLLMHGKEVGSIIGKKGETVKKMREESGARINISEGNCPERIVTITGPTDAIFKAFAMIAYKFEEDIINSMSNSPATSKPPVTLRLVVPASQCGSLIGKGGSKIKEIRESTGAQVQVAGDMLPNSTERAVTISGTPDAIIQCVKQICVVMLESPPKGATIPYRPKPASTPVIFAGGQAYTIQGQYAIPHPDQLTKLHQLAMQQTPFPPLGQTNPAFPGEKLPLHSSEEAQNLMGQSSGLDASPPASTHELTIPNDLIGCIIGRQGTKINEIRQMSGAQIKIANATEGSSERQITITGTPANISLAQYLINARLTSEVTGMGAL
- the PCBP3 gene encoding poly(rC)-binding protein 3 isoform X13, which codes for MGEGDTVWAPSVLPHGALGLLSHHPQLHFGRKMESKVSEGGLNVTLTIRLLMHGKEVGSIIGKKGETVKKMREESGARINISEGNCPERIVTITGPTDAIFKAFAMIAYKFEEDIINSMSNSPATSKPPVTLRLVVPASQCGSLIGKGGSKIKEIRESTGAQVQVAGDMLPNSTERAVTISGTPDAIIQCVKQICVVMLESPPKGATIPYRPKPASTPVIFAGGQVRADPLAASTANLSLLLQPPPLPAYTIQGQYAIPHPDQLTKLHQLAMQQTPFPPLGQTNPAFPGEKLPLHSSEEAQNLMGQSSGLDASPPASTHELTIPNDAA
- the PCBP3 gene encoding poly(rC)-binding protein 3 isoform X16, with protein sequence MGEGDTVWAPSVLPHGALGLLSHHPQLHFGRKMESKVSEGGLNVTLTIRLLMHGKEVGSIIGKKGETVKKMREESGARINISEGNCPERIVTITGPTDAIFKAFAMIAYKFEEDIINSMSNSPATSKPPVTLRLVVPASQCGSLIGKGGSKIKEIREAYTIQGQYAIPHPDLTKLHQLAMQQTPFPPLGQTNPAFPGEKLPLHSSEEAQNLMGQSSGLDASPPASTHELTIPNDLIGCIIGRQGTKINEIRQMSGAQIKIANATEGSSERQITITGTPANISLAQYLINARLTSEVTGMGAL
- the PCBP3 gene encoding poly(rC)-binding protein 3 isoform X15 produces the protein MGEGDTVWAPSVLPHGALGLLSHHPQLHFGRKMESKVSEGGLNVTLTIRLLMHGKEVGSIIGKKGETVKKMREESGARINISEGNCPERIVTITGPTDAIFKAFAMIAYKFEEDIINSMSNSPATSKPPVTLRLVVPASQCGSLIGKGGSKIKEIREAYTIQGQYAIPHPDQLTKLHQLAMQQTPFPPLGQTNPAFPGEKLPLHSSEEAQNLMGQSSGLDASPPASTHELTIPNDLIGCIIGRQGTKINEIRQMSGAQIKIANATEGSSERQITITGTPANISLAQYLINARLTSEVTGMGAL
- the PCBP3 gene encoding poly(rC)-binding protein 3 isoform X9 yields the protein MGEGDTVWAPSVLPHGALGLLSHHPQLHFGRKMESKVSEGGLNVTLTIRLLMHGKEVGSIIGKKGETVKKMREESGARINISEGNCPERIVTITGPTDAIFKAFAMIAYKFEEDIINSMSNSPATSKPPVTLRLVVPASQCGSLIGKGGSKIKEIRESTGAQVQVAGDMLPNSTERAVTISGTPDAIIQCVKQICVVMLESPPKGATIPYRPKPASTPVIFAGGQAYTIQGQYAIPHPDQLTKLHQLAMQQTPFPPLGQTNPAFPGLDASPPASTHELTIPNDLIGCIIGRQGTKINEIRQMSGAQIKIANATEGSSERQITITGTPANISLAQYLINARLTSEVTGMGAL
- the PCBP3 gene encoding poly(rC)-binding protein 3 isoform X12; protein product: MGEGDTVWAPSVLPHGALGLLSHHPQLHFGRKMESKVSEGGLNVTLTIRLLMHGKEVGSIIGKKGETVKKMREESGARINISEGNCPERIVTITGPTDAIFKAFAMIAYKFEEDIINSMSNSPATSKPPVTLRLVVPASQCGSLIGKGGSKIKEIRESTGAQVQVAGDMLPNSTERAVTISGTPDAIIQCVKQICVVMLEAYTIQGQYAIPHPDLTKLHQLAMQQTPFPPLGQTNPAFPGEKLPLHSSEEAQNLMGQSSGLDASPPASTHELTIPNDLIGCIIGRQGTKINEIRQMSGAQIKIANATEGSSERQITITGTPANISLAQYLINARLTSEVTGMGAL
- the PCBP3 gene encoding poly(rC)-binding protein 3 isoform X10, which produces MGEGDTVWAPSVLPHGALGLLSHHPQLHFGRKMESKVSEGGLNVTLTIRLLMHGKEVGSIIGKKGETVKKMREESGARINISEGNCPERIVTITGPTDAIFKAFAMIAYKFEEDIINSMSNSPATSKPPVTLRLVVPASQCGSLIGKGGSKIKEIRESTGAQVQVAGDMLPNSTERAVTISGTPDAIIQCVKQICVVMLESPPKGATIPYRPKPASTPVIFAGGQAYTIQGQYAIPHPDLTKLHQLAMQQTPFPPLGQTNPAFPGLDASPPASTHELTIPNDLIGCIIGRQGTKINEIRQMSGAQIKIANATEGSSERQITITGTPANISLAQYLINARLTSEVTGMGAL
- the PCBP3 gene encoding poly(rC)-binding protein 3 isoform X4, which codes for MGEGDTVWAPSVLPHGALGLLSHHPQLHFGRKMESKVSEGGLNVTLTIRLLMHGKEVGSIIGKKGETVKKMREESGARINISEGNCPERIVTITGPTDAIFKAFAMIAYKFEEDIINSMSNSPATSKPPVTLRLVVPASQCGSLIGKGGSKIKEIRESTGAQVQVAGDMLPNSTERAVTISGTPDAIIQCVKQICVVMLESPPKGATIPYRPKPASTPVIFAGGQVRADPLAASTANLSLLLQPPPLPAYTIQGQYAIPHPDQLTKLHQLAMQQTPFPPLGQTNPAFPGLDASPPASTHELTIPNDLIGCIIGRQGTKINEIRQMSGAQIKIANATEGSSERQITITGTPANISLAQYLINARLTSEVTGMGAL
- the PCBP3 gene encoding poly(rC)-binding protein 3 isoform X11, whose protein sequence is MGEGDTVWAPSVLPHGALGLLSHHPQLHFGRKMESKVSEGGLNVTLTIRLLMHGKEVGSIIGKKGETVKKMREESGARINISEGNCPERIVTITGPTDAIFKAFAMIAYKFEEDIINSMSNSPATSKPPVTLRLVVPASQCGSLIGKGGSKIKEIRESTGAQVQVAGDMLPNSTERAVTISGTPDAIIQCVKQICVVMLEAYTIQGQYAIPHPDQLTKLHQLAMQQTPFPPLGQTNPAFPGEKLPLHSSEEAQNLMGQSSGLDASPPASTHELTIPNDLIGCIIGRQGTKINEIRQMSGAQIKIANATEGSSERQITITGTPANISLAQYLINARLTSEVTGMGAL